In one window of Nocardia brasiliensis DNA:
- a CDS encoding SMP-30/gluconolactonase/LRE family protein, with amino-acid sequence MELPAAGPEDVVRAPDGRILAGTGDGAIHSIDPVTGDVRLLVHTGGRPLGLHADPEGTVLICDFERGLLELRPDGTLEVLVDEFEGAPLPFASNVVRDPDGTIYFSSSSSRFPLDQYMGDLMEHSGTGRLFRRDPSGKVDVLLDGLHFANGVVLAPDRSCVVVAETGGYRLTRHWLTGPKAGTRDLLIENLPGFPDNLGLGSDGLIWITLPAARNPILDRLLPLPGILRRIAWLLPDRLQPKPAKTIWVLAIDFAGNVVHDLQTEGTNFAMVTGVVEHEGTLYLGSLTESAVGVTRVP; translated from the coding sequence TTGGAGCTGCCCGCGGCCGGTCCGGAGGACGTGGTGCGCGCGCCGGACGGACGAATACTCGCCGGAACGGGGGACGGCGCGATCCACAGCATCGACCCGGTGACCGGCGACGTCCGGTTGCTCGTGCACACCGGTGGACGACCGCTCGGCCTGCACGCCGACCCAGAGGGCACCGTGTTGATCTGCGATTTCGAACGCGGACTGTTGGAACTACGGCCGGACGGCACGCTCGAGGTACTGGTCGACGAGTTCGAGGGCGCGCCACTCCCCTTCGCCAGCAACGTCGTTCGCGACCCGGACGGCACCATCTACTTCTCCTCGTCGAGCAGTCGGTTTCCGCTCGATCAGTACATGGGCGACCTGATGGAGCATTCCGGGACGGGTCGACTGTTCCGGCGTGATCCGTCCGGCAAGGTCGACGTCCTGCTCGACGGGCTGCATTTCGCGAACGGGGTGGTGCTCGCACCCGACAGGTCGTGCGTGGTGGTCGCTGAGACCGGCGGTTACCGGCTGACGCGGCACTGGCTGACCGGGCCGAAAGCGGGCACCCGAGATCTGCTGATCGAGAATCTGCCCGGCTTCCCGGACAATCTCGGCCTCGGCAGCGACGGGCTGATCTGGATCACGCTGCCCGCCGCGCGTAACCCGATCCTGGACCGGCTGCTGCCGCTGCCCGGCATTCTGCGCCGCATCGCGTGGCTGCTGCCGGACCGGTTGCAGCCCAAGCCGGCGAAGACGATCTGGGTGCTTGCGATCGACTTCGCCGGCAATGTGGTGCACGACCTGCAGACCGAGGGCACGAACTTCGCGATGGTGACCGGTGTGGTCGAGCACGAGGGCACGCTGTATCTGGGCAGCCTCACCGAGTCCGCGGTGGGCGTGACGCGGGTGCCGTAG
- a CDS encoding metal-dependent hydrolase: protein MLGHSHATSGALAWSAAAATLPVAILTYPAIQGATGHLGPVDLLLGTFLTAGAALLPDADHPNGTIAHVLGPLSYSLCKIISWVSGGHRHATHSLAFVAAVTYGTWAGEHWIGRWFTLGLVFFLLALAVRALHLCPPGDGFSAWGTVVVLAVAGTFAMDHWIADKPVWLPFCVGLGALTHLLGDCLTDRGCRLFWPFKLRTSLPVIERTGNKLETWILSPLFVVGTMAVLWYAITHQP, encoded by the coding sequence GTGCTTGGACATTCTCATGCGACCAGTGGCGCTTTGGCCTGGTCGGCGGCGGCAGCGACGCTGCCCGTCGCGATCTTGACCTACCCCGCGATTCAAGGCGCCACCGGACATCTCGGCCCCGTCGATCTGTTGCTCGGCACGTTTCTCACGGCCGGCGCCGCCCTGCTGCCGGACGCCGACCACCCGAACGGAACGATCGCGCATGTGCTCGGCCCGCTCTCCTATTCGCTCTGCAAGATCATCTCGTGGGTGTCGGGCGGACATCGCCACGCCACGCATTCCCTGGCCTTCGTAGCCGCGGTGACCTACGGGACGTGGGCAGGCGAGCACTGGATCGGTCGCTGGTTCACCCTGGGGCTGGTGTTCTTCCTGCTGGCCTTGGCCGTGCGCGCGCTGCATCTCTGCCCGCCCGGCGACGGCTTCTCCGCGTGGGGCACCGTCGTCGTGCTCGCCGTGGCCGGGACATTCGCGATGGACCACTGGATCGCCGACAAACCCGTCTGGCTGCCGTTCTGCGTCGGCCTCGGCGCCCTCACCCACCTGCTCGGCGACTGCCTCACCGACCGCGGCTGCCGCCTGTTCTGGCCGTTCAAGCTGCGTACCAGCCTGCCCGTCATCGAGCGCACCGGAAACAAGCTGGAGACGTGGATCCTGTCCCCGCTCTTCGTGGTCGGCACCATGGCGGTGCTCTGGTACGCGATCACGCACCAGCCGTAG
- a CDS encoding serine/threonine-protein kinase, whose translation MTATQSALTQLVVGFDSAWEGADEPPDLAAHLPAEAALRRSALIELIKVDLQHRWRVSGIGKRLADYRAQFPELDTAPLPPDLIYEEITARSRGGDDLDLTEYEHDFATQMAQIAERLDTGENFRTTLLADATTANALDTIAPGATIGDFDLLIGLGQGAFARVFLARQRSMQRLVAVKISRDRGSEPQTLAQLDHEHIVRVFDQQQITEQHLKLMYMQYVPGGTLLGVLRLLRTTPIDKRTGQLLLDAVDTAVSAGGVLTPQPSTTRTEIANLTWPEAVAWLGRRLATALDYANRAGVLHRDIKPANVLLTVEGQPKLADFNISFSTHIPGASPVAYFGGSLAYMSPEQLEACHPTLPTTAADLDTRSDLYALAVVLWELLTGRLPFADEIGIGESDTSLTRMIELRRRPIDEHRNGTPADCPQILRHALLTCLSPDREDRYRTGAELAEQLNLALDRTARDLIDPPSHSLRGRLRMRPMPVVTLSSALGQLLGGMYLAGHNTQLLDLELSVDGRTELTRLALITAAIGYPIGIGLLLYWCRLVFLVPEGLRRGKRYDDKTLAKARADTLACSDRIATVAFTGWVLALGVFLVKLQQIGDLSPGLLINLIASHLVAAAVAVVYTYFPVTFFVLRWYYPGLVAAGHGFPGEAVQLHRLARRSRIYLGIAASVPLFGVAAGVAFLDPTQQQTVIASIVALCVCGLFAFVGALRVFYTLESDLHALHRIVDPFARP comes from the coding sequence GTGACAGCGACGCAAAGCGCGTTGACGCAACTGGTCGTCGGATTCGACAGCGCTTGGGAGGGCGCCGACGAACCGCCGGACCTGGCCGCACACCTGCCGGCCGAGGCCGCACTTCGCCGATCCGCCCTCATCGAACTGATCAAGGTCGACCTCCAGCACCGCTGGCGCGTCTCCGGCATCGGCAAACGCCTCGCGGACTACCGGGCCCAGTTCCCCGAACTCGACACAGCCCCGCTGCCACCGGACCTCATCTACGAGGAGATCACCGCGCGCAGCCGCGGCGGCGACGACCTCGACCTCACCGAATACGAACACGACTTCGCCACGCAGATGGCGCAGATCGCCGAACGCCTCGACACCGGCGAGAACTTCCGCACCACGCTGCTCGCCGACGCCACCACCGCCAACGCACTCGACACCATCGCGCCCGGCGCGACCATCGGCGACTTCGACCTGCTCATCGGGCTCGGACAGGGCGCGTTCGCGCGCGTCTTCCTCGCAAGGCAGCGATCGATGCAACGCCTTGTCGCCGTGAAGATCTCCCGCGACCGCGGCAGCGAACCGCAGACCCTCGCCCAACTCGACCACGAACACATCGTGCGCGTGTTCGACCAGCAGCAGATCACCGAACAGCACCTCAAGCTGATGTACATGCAGTACGTGCCGGGCGGCACCCTGCTCGGCGTGCTGCGACTGCTCCGCACGACACCGATCGACAAGCGCACCGGACAACTGCTGCTCGACGCGGTCGACACCGCGGTCAGCGCGGGCGGCGTCCTCACGCCCCAACCGTCCACCACCCGCACCGAGATCGCGAACCTCACCTGGCCCGAGGCCGTCGCCTGGCTCGGCCGCAGGCTCGCCACCGCACTGGATTACGCCAACCGCGCCGGGGTGCTGCACCGCGACATCAAACCCGCCAACGTGCTGCTCACCGTCGAAGGTCAACCCAAGCTCGCCGACTTCAATATCAGCTTCAGCACCCACATTCCGGGCGCGAGTCCCGTGGCGTACTTCGGTGGTTCGCTGGCGTACATGTCGCCCGAACAGCTCGAGGCCTGTCACCCGACGCTGCCCACCACCGCCGCCGATCTGGACACCCGCAGCGACCTCTACGCCCTCGCGGTGGTCCTGTGGGAGCTCCTGACCGGACGACTCCCCTTCGCCGACGAGATCGGCATCGGCGAATCCGACACCTCACTGACCCGGATGATCGAGCTGCGTAGGCGGCCGATCGACGAGCACCGCAACGGCACACCCGCCGACTGCCCGCAGATCCTGCGCCACGCGCTGCTCACCTGCCTCTCCCCGGACCGCGAGGACCGCTACCGCACCGGCGCCGAACTAGCCGAGCAACTGAACCTAGCCCTGGACCGCACCGCCCGCGACCTCATCGACCCGCCATCGCACAGCCTGCGCGGGCGGTTGCGGATGCGTCCGATGCCGGTCGTCACGCTGTCCAGCGCGCTCGGTCAACTGCTCGGCGGCATGTACCTCGCCGGACACAACACCCAGCTGCTCGACCTCGAACTCAGCGTCGACGGGCGCACCGAGCTCACCCGGCTCGCGTTGATCACCGCCGCCATCGGCTACCCGATCGGCATCGGGCTACTGCTGTACTGGTGCCGGTTGGTCTTCCTCGTGCCCGAAGGCCTGCGCCGCGGCAAACGCTACGACGACAAGACCCTGGCCAAAGCGCGCGCGGACACCCTCGCCTGTAGCGACCGCATCGCCACCGTCGCGTTCACGGGGTGGGTGCTCGCGCTCGGGGTCTTCCTGGTCAAGCTCCAGCAGATCGGCGACCTCTCCCCCGGGCTGCTGATCAACCTGATCGCCTCACACCTGGTCGCGGCCGCCGTCGCGGTGGTGTACACCTACTTCCCGGTGACCTTCTTCGTACTCCGTTGGTACTACCCCGGTTTGGTCGCCGCGGGCCACGGGTTCCCCGGCGAGGCGGTGCAGCTGCATCGGCTGGCGCGGCGTAGCCGGATCTACCTCGGCATCGCCGCCTCCGTGCCGCTATTCGGGGTGGCCGCGGGCGTGGCGTTCCTCGATCCGACCCAGCAGCAGACGGTGATCGCCTCGATCGTCGCGCTGTGCGTATGCGGGCTGTTCGCGTTCGTGGGCGCACTGCGGGTGTTCTACACCCTGGAGTCGGATCTGCATGCGCTACACCGGATCGTGGATCCCTTCGCTCGACCGTGA
- a CDS encoding SRPBCC family protein has protein sequence MKGLEMEYGRIERSLYIDAAPEVVYEVVSSPEHLREWWSDDASLAPAPGAVGELVWGDRDGPDAFIAPLTVVDARPPELFSFRWGHPADEPADSGNSLFVTFELTPSGTGTTLRMTEVGFRERGWGIAELEQAYNDHIAGWNRHLPDLAEYAAKVGAAR, from the coding sequence TTGAAAGGCTTGGAGATGGAGTACGGACGCATCGAACGGTCCCTGTACATCGACGCCGCCCCGGAGGTGGTCTACGAGGTCGTCAGCAGTCCGGAGCACCTGCGCGAGTGGTGGTCCGACGACGCTTCGCTCGCTCCAGCACCCGGCGCGGTCGGCGAATTGGTGTGGGGAGACCGCGACGGACCGGATGCCTTCATCGCCCCGCTGACCGTCGTCGACGCCCGCCCGCCCGAGCTGTTCTCCTTTCGCTGGGGCCATCCGGCCGACGAACCCGCCGACAGTGGCAACTCGCTGTTCGTCACCTTCGAGCTGACCCCGTCCGGAACGGGAACGACCCTGCGGATGACCGAGGTGGGTTTCCGGGAACGGGGTTGGGGGATCGCCGAACTGGAGCAGGCGTACAACGACCACATTGCCGGCTGGAACCGGCACCTGCCCGACCTGGCCGAGTATGCCGCGAAGGTGGGTGCGGCCCGATGA
- a CDS encoding ArsR/SmtB family transcription factor: MSAAVDDELWSAIGDPTRRRMLDLLLAEGAGTATSLSAHLPVTRQAIARHLSVLDRVGLVHGTPSGREHRYRVDDAQLARAVAQLEAVGSAWDARLRRIKKIAEAIQRDKDN, translated from the coding sequence ATGAGCGCCGCGGTCGACGACGAGCTGTGGTCCGCGATAGGGGACCCGACCCGGCGCCGCATGCTCGACCTGCTGCTCGCCGAGGGCGCCGGAACCGCCACCTCGTTGAGCGCGCACCTACCCGTGACCAGGCAGGCGATCGCCCGCCATCTCAGCGTGCTCGACCGCGTCGGCCTGGTGCACGGCACGCCGTCCGGTCGCGAACACCGGTACCGCGTCGACGACGCCCAATTGGCGCGCGCCGTCGCTCAACTCGAAGCGGTCGGTTCCGCATGGGACGCGCGACTGCGGCGCATCAAGAAGATCGCCGAAGCGATCCAACGCGACAAGGACAACTGA
- a CDS encoding YczE/YyaS/YitT family protein — protein MLIRRLVALYVGLWLYGFSMAVMVRAGLGLDPWDVFHQGVAGHVPLSFGAVTAVTGIVVLLAWIPLRQWPGLGTVSNVLVIAVSVDAGLWLLPAWESIPARAAAMGAAVFLNAVATVLYIGAGMGPGPRDGLMTGLVGRTGISVWKVRTTIEVTVLVTGWILGGSVGVGTLVYAFGIGPLIQLLIPTASRFLPGFDPHPKPQPAPAIAA, from the coding sequence GTGTTGATTCGTCGGTTGGTTGCGTTGTATGTCGGGCTGTGGTTGTACGGGTTCTCGATGGCGGTGATGGTGCGGGCCGGGCTCGGATTGGACCCGTGGGATGTGTTCCATCAGGGCGTGGCGGGTCATGTACCGCTCAGCTTCGGCGCGGTGACGGCGGTGACCGGAATCGTGGTGCTCTTGGCCTGGATTCCGTTGCGGCAGTGGCCTGGCCTGGGCACGGTGAGCAATGTGCTGGTGATCGCGGTGTCCGTCGATGCGGGGCTCTGGTTGCTTCCGGCTTGGGAGTCGATTCCGGCGCGAGCGGCCGCCATGGGTGCCGCGGTGTTCTTGAACGCGGTCGCGACGGTCCTGTACATCGGCGCCGGCATGGGGCCTGGTCCGCGTGATGGACTGATGACTGGACTGGTCGGGCGGACGGGCATCTCGGTCTGGAAGGTGCGCACCACCATCGAAGTCACCGTCCTGGTAACCGGCTGGATCCTCGGCGGCAGCGTGGGCGTCGGCACCCTCGTCTACGCCTTCGGCATCGGTCCCCTGATCCAACTCTTGATCCCCACGGCCTCCCGGTTCCTCCCGGGGTTCGACCCACATCCCAAACCGCAACCGGCCCCGGCCATCGCAGCCTGA